In Cotesia glomerata isolate CgM1 linkage group LG8, MPM_Cglom_v2.3, whole genome shotgun sequence, the sequence aaatttggagcctataggagctacagctcggaaatttaaaattttcattgttaagacccacccccgcactcCTCTGTGAAgtaggatatcgtaaaattcgttcataaattatttttacatcacttacaaaaaattcatacaaaattaggagtctgtGGGAGCTAaaagtcgaaaatttttaattttcattgttaacgtccacccctgcaatccatattgggagtagattgtcataaaatccactCTTGGATCATTTCTACCTCGCATATAGCAGATACTTATCAAATTTAGAGATTGTAGGccctatagcttggaaatttttaattttcattgttaacgtccacccccgcaatccatattggtagtagattgtcgtaaaatccgctcttagatcatttctacatcacatataggagattcctaccaaatttgaagtcgataggagctataggttaaaaatgggaattttctattgttaacgcccccgcaaccccccttgtgggtggaatttcgtaaaatccgttcttagctgacctctactcggcgaaaggaatattcctaccaaatttcaagtcaatcggccTTATAGCttcagagatatcgtgatcagtgagttcaaaaacttgatctcctatatatatatagataaatatatgaaaaattgatgtgggtactcaaatgaaaggtcttgatgagtgtaacatcggggtgagcttatatctttaaaaatgtcaatagttgacatgatgcaatgtcatttcttaattattgacgtttttaaagatataagcttatcccgattttacactcatcgagacctttcatttgagtacccacatggcattttttatatattttatatgtacgATAttcgtgaaatatataaatatataaattttttatgaaaaattgatgtgggtactcaaatgaaaggtctcaatgagtgtaatgttggAGTGagcttatcataataaattgactatcgttgagaatgatatgaaaccttgaaaaggcacaaactcaaatcaagacctttgcaatggcactaaatttaaataaaaaaaccgattttattatatgactatcctggagacaaaatttttcttattctcttaaaaatatagacgatcaactggaaaaaattaccatttcaaacagtaaaatcgtgattttaataataaattcataatatttatcatttaaatactacaatttattatctacatgaaagaaaatactgtgtcaaacagtaatattcacGATGTGAaagtcgaaaatgttaaaatataataatcaagaatttagactttgatatttatcatttcgtacctaaaaaatgatcgcctgatatataaaaagtataaaatacggttactaaatttctaatacaagcaacgtcaatatttacaaagtaaaatggtaaattttaaacgcaacgctaaaaatcaaactataattattgatttgcttggactggtaaaatatatattttaagagcagaatttttactgtttcaaacgTTAAATTCTCTGATAGTGAGACCATCCCTTTCTTCTCATAGTATAGACCAaatattgaaacggcaatttttactgtttgaaactgtaattttttaagataagagatttatttactatagtgacagctactaatcacattttcgatattaaattacaaattgtggcttttacactttctatattaagttttgtaatatttacatttatgcCACCCCGGTGTCCGttgtactgtttgaaactataaaaattaaccggaatccgagtgaattttacagtttattttttccgtgtatgttgagattatttaaaactgaaaaataacTCACATCTACATCAGAATAATGTCCAGCAAAAATCCGTAATGGTTGATGAGAATCAGTAACCCACAACCTAGCGGTTTTGTCATTTGACCCAGTGGCAAAATAATATCCATGGGGTGAAAACCGTACCGACCATACGGGAAAGAGGTGTCCTTTGTAACACACTACACACGTCCAGGTATGTAACGACCACAATCGTATTGTTGCGTCATCAGAGCAAGAAAGCAACAAATTGCGGTCTGGACTAAAGGTCAGGCTGTAAATGGGCCCACTGTGTCCATGCAAAAGTTTTACAGTCTCAGCGGTTCGTTCGTCCATCATCCGAACAAGAACGTCATCAGCTTCCCGCTCAATGTCTGCGAGCGCTTCGGCGGATTTCATGGACTTCAACTTTTGAGGTACCAGGCTCCACACTCTGAGAGTCGAGTCGCTGAAACCTACGGCCAATAAACTGGAATCCTCTGATATTTCAGCAGAAGTTACAGTATGGACTGCGTTCAGCAGAGTGTAGAAGCATATTGAAGGCAGCGAGTCGGGTCCTAGAGCTACGCGCTTTGATGCTTCGCGAAGAGCTTTTactttttctaatttatctGCGTCCTTTAAATTCGGCAGAAACATACGACCAACAGGCGGAGCATTGGGATCAGACtttgtttttttcgaaaacaAAGGATCTTTTTTtgctttcttcttttttggTTTATCGCCTTCACCGCCGGCATTTCCTTCATCTTCTTCTTCCTCTGCTGGCGCTACACATTGAATATCTGGCTCTTTTAATAATCCGTAATAGACTTTTGCTTTGTTATCTTGTCTGGTAGCTTCTCCAAGTGTAGCACCTGAAGTAGCTTCGATCTGTTGTTTATTCCTTGCTGTTCCTTCGTACATGTCAAAGTATAAATGTTCTTGAATAATGTTCAACAGAACGCTGTGTTTCTTCTCTTGTAAATGCCGTTTTAATATCGACAAAGTATCCCGCGAAATTCTGATGATAAACTGATTCGACCTGAatgaaatgataaatttttaagcctttttcaatcaaaaataatgataaattattattatgataataatagtatatacTTGAATGTATCAGTAAATTCATTCCCAGCCATTTGTTCTCGCTTGGTGACATTTGAAAGCCGCTTGAGATCAGTCTGATGGTGATCATCCAGACTGGGACCATATTTCTCCAACAATTGTTTAGCTTGCTCCGAATGATTATTGTAAACTAATTCCAGGTACATGTGAACGAGTACCGGGTATAATATTGTCGCTAATTCATGCTGAatttaatgagaaaaaaatatataatatttaatatgaaaataaagttagctgacatttcaaaatttttagaaattttatgaaaaaaatttcaattaaaaaattaaaaaaaaatttcacatgtaaaactataagtgcaattttttagaaatatctttttagttgtaatttaattaaaaaaaaaaaactcaaaaatttttagacgtctgctaactttagtgtcattatttaataggTACAAACAAtttatggaaaattttatgattctGAAGTTTAAAGACATTGGataatttggtaattatttacaagtgaggTCAAACACATTTTGGGCCATAACAAGGtgaaaaactaacattttcatcaattttttattctgattctgcttgtttttacggcggatttatgataaaaaatgttgcaaaagaaaaaaataaagatttcgatagcttttttgcctttaaaagttggaaaaaattttggctctcatgtttttggataaaatttctattttatctttttttgatatatatttttttgaaaagtacataaaaaaacgaacaattaaaaaaaaaaagttgaatattacaattttctaaaaaatttataaatttttttgaaaatttgttaaaattgtgataatcaacttttttttttttaattgttcatttttttatgtattttaaaaaaaatatatatataaataaaatcgaatagaaatttcgttgaaaaaaattaaaatttaaatggttgaccccacttgtaaatatttaccgataattttttcaaattatattaTCACAAATTGTAGCAGTaagaaaaattagtaaaaaaaaattcgacgtgtaaaaattgtaaacaagtcaagtgaaatttttttttttataaaattcaaataaagcAAAATATCTGTTAATTTCGGTGTCACAAAATTtagaattgtaaaaaataaattaatacctTATAAACATCTAAATAgctttcaacaaatttttttaattccgcATAAGCTTTTTCGTACAACACCGGATCACCTTCACTTTTGTAAGCCGCAAGTACACTGTTTACTTCTGTGTCGGTCTGTGGTTTCTCATCACCCGGAACGTTTGTCAAATTAGCCTCTTTGCGAAACAGTTCTTCGGTTTCctgaataaatgaattttttattagtttactcatataaatttcattattttacatttttaatgttaggtaaaaattgtttatttacctttaaattatattttttgagtAGCTGGAGCATAGCCAGCAGAGtatttttatcttcttccatttttagaagttatttttaatatcagtagatttttaattaaaatttattaaaaagaaatgaattgatataaataaaaaacaatgtttataaataaaaaaaaaattgctaacgACGTAGACGTTACGATGGCTGAATTGTAACTGGCACTGGCAGCAATAAGTGAGGTTAAGCTTTCATTGTAAGTTTGTTAAATTGGAGGGGAAAATTATGGCGCTATGTTTAGTTTCTGAGACTTGGcgcgaataaataaaaagaaatataatattaagactaggcatctgacaatttttagaatttttttttaacataatactaaagttagccgataaTACTAAAGTTGGCCGACgcttttaatttgattttgtttttttcatttattaaattataactgaaaaatatttttaaaaaattgcatgcatgtgtagtttttaaaattttttttttaatttttttgtgataatttcttcaataaaaaaaaattctacaaatttttaaatgtcggctcttaatttttatagttagccgacatttttaactttttgatttttttttaataattaaattaaaacaaaaaactattttttaaaaattgcacttacagtttttaaagtttttcacaagtgaaaatttatttttatttttttgctatcattttttcaataaaaaaaaattctaaaaatttttaaatgtcagctaacttaattttcatttttttttttttaaataaattattgtaaaaaaattttttttcttcacacgtaagaattaaaacaaaatattaatacaattttatacagatatttaaaataaaattacaaaaaatataaatgcttagaaataatttttattaaatatttataaaaagcgtgcgctccaaaaattaatatataatatatattattcgCAAGGCCATAAATTCATGTAAATATATTCAATTGAAATTGAGTATTATTTTAGCTTGTAAATTTGTAAACTGGATAACGCGGCGCATAGTGTCCTCGAAGACCCATAACGTGATCAGATTCTCCAGCATCCCTGAGACTGCGGATTGACCAACCATATTCTTCGTAAGCCGGAAGAGCtgcataataattaattcaaataattaaataacaatcaattgttataaatttcataCACATGTCAGGTTATTTCAGAGAAATTTACTTACGCAAATTGGGGTATGTATTATGGTTTGTTTGTAGCTGAGCGGGAGAGTCAGAGTTATAATCAGGTGGAGCTGAGGGAGGTGCTGGGTTTCCATTATCAGGGGAAAACTCAGGATATCCACTCGGGTACCCACCGTAAGTTGGATCTGCACCCGGATTTCCTGGCATCGGAACTTTACTTGGACTTGTGGGTGGCATCACTGAATTTTGGTAACTTGCCAGTGGAATTGTGCCAATAAATACTAGCATGTTTTGCTTTAGATTTCTGTGATACCTATTCAtgacatttaaaagttattactataaaattaacaagaaaaaaaaaaatctggatgaaaaataaaaataacttaccaTCCAGCAACACAAGCTTCAATTTTAAGATTATACTCTAAATCAATAATCCCACAGTTTGTAAGATTCGAGGGCGGTAAAGGCGGTATATCTAGCGTTTGTTGATAATCTGAAATAGCATTACCTTCTACCGGGCCTTTACTTACTTCAGCGATCACAATTTTCTCCGTTTTTGTCTCAAACCGCGGGTTATTCGCCTTGAAAGTTACTATCTTTctcagaattaatttaatcgtGTCCACGATTATTCCTGACTGGTTTTCAACATTCACGCGGATCAACATTGCCTGACCTGGAACGTATCCTTTTACTGGCATCATGATGTTTACTTTAAGCGGAGGAGACCCGCAGCAGAGACAGCAAAAAGTTTTTGACATTTCTAAATTAACTGGctcctaaaatatttataaattatctatattattaagagaataataaaaactttgtTTCCAGGGTagtcatataataaaatcggtttttttatttaaatatagtgtcattgcaaaggtcttgatttgaatttgtgccttttcaaggtttcatatcattctaaacgatagtcaatttattatgataagtatttaggctgcattcgaaaatgctttatctctagatacataattaagaaatgacctcgtatcttgtgaactattgacatttttaaagatataagctcactccgacattacactcattgagacctttcatttgaatacccacatcaatttttcatataaaatttatatatttatatatttcacgaatatcatacatataaaatatataaaaaatgccatgtgggtactcaaatgaaaggtctcgatgagtgtaaaatcgggataagcttgtatctttaaaaacgtcaataattaagaaattacattgtatcatgtcaactattgacatttttaaagatataagctcaccccgatgttacactcatcaagaccttttatttgagtacccacatcaatttttaatatattatatatatgtatatatgaaaaatatataaaaatgcatttgggtactcaaatgaaagctcttgatgagtgtaacatccggatgagcttatatctttaaaaacgtcaatatttaaaaaattatctttgaaaacatcaatagttaagaaagtacagtgcaatttaacaaaagtcattatttaatgaagcaaaattttatttatttgtagatcgcaagtcacggcagtcacatagtgactgcaaggttgctagttatttattattgcacgaagaaaagaagaaaaagagatttaaatttccaaaaaaaaagaacaataaTTACCAGTGCTCTAGCTTCTTTGTTGAGATCAAAGTTAGACACAACAGTAAATGCTATTTTAACTTGGTGATCAAATTTCCAAGGACGGTCTATCGAAGCTTTGACGGTATAACGAACATATCCGTGGTCATGCTCAAAACTGCTGGGTAAATTCGGCGGCAGTGGACATTGAAATGGATACGAATGTTCGCCTATAGGTAATTCTATTTCTGAGCctgtcaaaatatttattattaattgaatcaaATCAAATTTCTGATATCTGAtgttgatattaattaaaaaaaaaaaaaaaaaaaacctgaaGGTGATCCGAGTAAGTAATACTCcatattaaaatattcttcATGCCCAGTAACTGTCTGTGTTTCATTATCGTACTTTCCTTCGTTGTTTAATTCTTGTCTGTCAGTCGCCCAGCAAACATTAGCTTCTCCTTTTACTTTGACAGTAATACCTGttagtttaaattattgtaattagttatagaaatttttacaaattttaattgtaatttaccTCGAACTTTTTTTACAGCATCCAAGCCAACGATCACTCGACCAGTGATCGTTTGTCCAGGATAATACGTACTCCAAGGATTGTCAAAGACAATCCTAAAATCATTGAGACCCATTTagctttttttcaataacaacTAACGATTATCCAGGTTACGGTTTTAtcgcatttttttatattatcattCATCACACATTTATGTAACTGATGTTTTGTTGATGATTCATTAGTTCcagttgaataaaaataaaaatcggcaattgtcaaaatataacttaaaagtttgtataaaatatatgtatagaatttaaatattaaacattgTGCGTAGAGTTAATTAGAAATATAATATACGTTCTATATTCGTCGACTGAGCCGCAAGTGCGAATATTATACACGCCTCCACGGTTTCACATGCGCGCATGTCCGCATGTCTACGTTCCTACTATACTATTACTACTATCAATGAtgtcatatacatatataagtaTGTCA encodes:
- the LOC123270398 gene encoding transcription initiation factor TFIID subunit 5-like; amino-acid sequence: MEEDKNTLLAMLQLLKKYNLKETEELFRKEANLTNVPGDEKPQTDTEVNSVLAAYKSEGDPVLYEKAYAELKKFVESYLDVYKHELATILYPVLVHMYLELVYNNHSEQAKQLLEKYGPSLDDHHQTDLKRLSNVTKREQMAGNEFTDTFKSNQFIIRISRDTLSILKRHLQEKKHSVLLNIIQEHLYFDMYEGTARNKQQIEATSGATLGEATRQDNKAKVYYGLLKEPDIQCVAPAEEEEDEGNAGGEGDKPKKKKAKKDPLFSKKTKSDPNAPPVGRMFLPNLKDADKLEKVKALREASKRVALGPDSLPSICFYTLLNAVHTVTSAEISEDSSLLAVGFSDSTLRVWSLVPQKLKSMKSAEALADIEREADDVLVRMMDERTAETVKLLHGHSGPIYSLTFSPDRNLLLSCSDDATIRLWSLHTWTCVVCYKGHLFPVWSVRFSPHGYYFATGSNDKTARLWVTDSHQPLRIFAGHYSDVDVVQFHPNSNYVASGSSDMTVRLWDCVTGAQVRLMTGHKAPIYALSFSTEGRFLASAGADSRVLVWDLAHGHLVGALSGHTSTIQCLSFSRDGTILTSASLDCTIRLWDFTKLTEEMVLDDVNVAHNPDVKSTSDSYLLRTFPTKNSPVLALHFTRRNLLLSVGTFEAQ
- the LOC123270399 gene encoding arrestin domain-containing protein 17, whose amino-acid sequence is MGLNDFRIVFDNPWSTYYPGQTITGRVIVGLDAVKKVRGITVKVKGEANVCWATDRQELNNEGKYDNETQTVTGHEEYFNMEYYLLGSPSGSEIELPIGEHSYPFQCPLPPNLPSSFEHDHGYVRYTVKASIDRPWKFDHQVKIAFTVVSNFDLNKEARALEPVNLEMSKTFCCLCCGSPPLKVNIMMPVKGYVPGQAMLIRVNVENQSGIIVDTIKLILRKIVTFKANNPRFETKTEKIVIAEVSKGPVEGNAISDYQQTLDIPPLPPSNLTNCGIIDLEYNLKIEACVAGWYHRNLKQNMLVFIGTIPLASYQNSVMPPTSPSKVPMPGNPGADPTYGGYPSGYPEFSPDNGNPAPPSAPPDYNSDSPAQLQTNHNTYPNLPLPAYEEYGWSIRSLRDAGESDHVMGLRGHYAPRYPVYKFTS